In Hyalangium minutum, a single window of DNA contains:
- a CDS encoding DUF2381 family protein, producing the protein MLAVVWGAAARGETPLSSRAKRERPVAVVGKADEPLPEIHVAPDAITLLWFPADIQRKTLTVDESRIRVLDTGTRSIIVQAVPDYRLEERHELGVFFADGQAPARAAFALVMDPAEVDTRIDVQRPELPTGPCPAEMQRAAPRPEDFVLKGFVNARGIPTVVVPKVADSERGFSSEPGVSYRGNGWAIVEVWIRNLSGRSPWTPRDVVLKDKAGENLHARLVTDAKGPVAPGDRVRVLAVLDRAAPSVGPVVVLEVLGDDNRSFVIPRVTLPMEGKP; encoded by the coding sequence GTGCTCGCGGTCGTGTGGGGAGCTGCGGCACGAGGAGAGACGCCTTTGAGCAGTCGTGCGAAGCGAGAGCGGCCTGTCGCAGTCGTCGGCAAAGCCGACGAGCCTCTGCCCGAGATCCACGTCGCGCCGGACGCGATCACGCTGCTTTGGTTTCCTGCCGACATCCAGCGGAAGACGCTGACGGTTGACGAGTCGCGGATCCGGGTGCTGGACACAGGCACGCGCTCGATCATCGTCCAAGCTGTGCCCGACTACCGGCTCGAGGAGCGGCACGAACTCGGGGTCTTCTTCGCCGACGGGCAGGCGCCCGCTCGGGCCGCGTTTGCGCTCGTCATGGACCCCGCAGAAGTCGACACGCGGATCGACGTGCAACGCCCCGAGCTGCCGACCGGCCCCTGTCCGGCCGAAATGCAGCGCGCCGCCCCCCGACCCGAAGACTTCGTGCTGAAGGGCTTCGTAAACGCGCGCGGCATCCCGACAGTCGTCGTCCCGAAGGTTGCGGACAGCGAGCGGGGCTTTTCGTCGGAACCCGGTGTCTCCTATCGCGGCAATGGGTGGGCGATAGTGGAGGTGTGGATCCGCAACCTGTCCGGTCGGTCACCGTGGACGCCGCGCGACGTGGTGCTCAAGGACAAGGCGGGAGAGAATCTGCACGCGCGCCTTGTGACGGACGCCAAAGGCCCGGTTGCTCCGGGGGATCGCGTGCGCGTGCTCGCCGTTCTCGACCGAGCGGCCCCGAGCGTTGGGCCTGTCGTCGTCCTGGAAGTGCTCGGGGATGACAATCGCAGCTTCGTGATTCCCCGTGTGACACTTCCGATGGAGGGAAAGCCATGA